The sequence ttcggtttcacaggtaagtctcagagacattacataaattacatttttttttgtattattttttgtatttttgttttaattttttgtcatttttgtcttatgggtatttggcctgaattaaaagcatttatttatttatttattattacaaaaccggtgaagtattatttcggttttcatttgaaCGTTGTATGTCAATGTAGATTACATTGACTTTTCATGTAGTTCTTGACAATTTCTAAGTATTTGTAGCAAAATCCATAAAATCTATTTGTTCTATTTGTTGGCCTtaataccatcatcatcaacattatatCAACactcaatattattgtaatatacttacttaccgTTACTTCACTTGGGCAGTTTATCATATCGTAACCCTCGTCGTTAACAAACAGCAACTGTTGCGTCAACTCATCTTGCGGCGCTGGTTGCAGTAAAGCTTTCTGTAAAAtcgcaataatataaataggtcatacaaataaaattgaaataattgcGTTTGTATTAGTGGAATGATGGTAATACGACCTATTTTTACAAGTATTCGTAAAAACAGGTGTATTTATACGGCGCGGCGCTCATTTGATCAGAAAGTGTCGCGGTGCACACACCTAAACAGTTTTCGTTCAACTCTCCTACAGTTTTGGTTGAGGTGATTATAGTTGATGTGTAGGCTTGTGGAATTCACAATTATCACACTTTTCAGGTAAAATATAGTACTTTCCTCCTTTTCACATACTCACTTCTTCAGCTCTACTTTTCTACATAACTGCTGGTACAGTTTCTGGCATATTGTAGGTATACCTAGGTTTAATGGCTATGGATTAAATTAGGGCTGGTCGGATCCATCCTCTAGTATCAACTCTAGTACAGATGTATGTACACTCACAGAACTTTAAtgtgttttgtgtttttatcACAAAACCACAACGGCCTGTCCTTCTTGTTGACTTTGTTGGAGGCCCAGGGATTTCGTTGTATACTCCCCGGCCTTGAGAATGCCTTGAAATGCCTTGGGCTTAAAATCTGGTTGGAGAAAACACACAGGAACATTTCCTATGGCAAAACTAAGGCTATTAAAAAATCGACTACCTATTTCTTGGATAATACGTGACAGTTATAAAACTTACTCACACTATCATCGACAATATAGTCGATTGTCTCCTGAGGATAGTCATCGGGCTTGACTAGACAAAATACTCGATGTTTACAGGATTCAGGAACACTGCTATCAGCATCAGAGATCTTGAGTTCTTGtactgaataaaaatatataaataaaggaaCTAATAAAGCTGTAGTTTTTGCCCCCACTTTCTCAAATTAATCTAGGGTAGTTTCGATAGCGACTAAGATTTGCTCTATCACAGaacaaagttattaaaatattatataatatgaccTACATATTTTCCTACTGCTTCTACAACACCGACCTTTTCGCTAGTAGAATCAGGTTTTATCGTTTTAGGGTATTTATTATGTGTGAATGTAATCttccaaagtcttcgaacactGCATGCTGCCCGTGATCAAtgattttttgccgtttttataaataatggctCGACGAgacgcgaagcttaagtggcaaagggccgggcacatagttcggagaaaggtaggacgttggggtcccaaggtgctggaatggcagcctcaACTGGTAAGTTGGTCGATttccaacaaggtggacagaccacattaagcgcgtcgcaggtagccgctggatccaagcggcacagaaccgtatatttggaactccctacaaaagatctatgtccagcagtggacgtctatcggttgatatgatgatgatgataaataatggACCCCGTTGTGCACGAGTCCATCTCGCTCTTGGCTTTTTTCctgttatataaatacttacgcGTCGTAGCTCCGTCAGCGATGAGCAGGTTACTTGCGATAGCCTGTGGAGAACGCCAGTTTAGTgggtttattttatgataacgatataataatattttgctatatttaaaataatctttaaagataaactgttatttgactaattctatatataaaacataaaagacTACGTATTTTAGTGGGTGAAAATGGCTTTAATAtcgaaatttttgaattaatgcTATTTAGCTTATAATCTATATTATGCTCCACGAGAACCATAGAGTTCTTTTGAGACAAAAGATGAAATCATTTAAAGCCAACACAATAATAAGTTAACCATTTGAAGTACAAATTAGcttgaaataaaatcaattattaGATCATAAATTAAACATACATAGTACGACCCAGTGGCCTGGATagataatgtaataataaataaataaatttatttatttatttatctgcataccctctatgcacgacacAGGTACGACCGCATTTGTCAATCATGATTAGGGTTATACTATAAATTCAAAGAGTAGGCTTATACACGTTTGGGTGGGAAATTATGATTGATCATAGATTAAAAATAcgaaattgtgaaaaaatactTACAAGGAAAGTAATGGACGCGAACATCTTCAAAATTAcagtaaaaaacaaacaaacattaacaCTTAAATTGCTTTTTGACGTGTCGATATGGTGAGCTAGAAGCACCAACTGAGCATCGAACTTAATAAGtaatatctacttatttatcCGTTATTGGTGATAGTTTAGTGCTAATTTCGCCTGCTAATTATTTTGACTAACCAACTACCTAATTGCTATTTTTTTGCAatgttttaatacaataaatcaGAGTCATTTTAGATTGGTGTCTGGCTTATCTATTTTATGCTGTCCGCAAAATAGGGGCGAAATCTAGGTCAAGAATAAaatctgataaataaataactaacaatgaaaataagtaggtatatgaatGCAGGATAAATGTCTATATGTAATTAGTACAGTTCTGAAATAATCCACCGGTTTCGGTAAAACGTCTAGAATATTTGACGTGTCGTACAATAGATTGTTCATTTGATTTTGGAACGTTTCTTACATCACTTAAAATGCGTGCGCAGTATGCGCAATGTCTTTTCCAGGGGGATTCCCGTCTTCGTCGCTTAGAGTTGTTGAGTCGcattttaaaacaacaaattaaaataaggaTGGGTCACTGCCAAGTCTTAACAGCCTAATTATTGTCCTACTGCCAGTTACAGGCCGCCTCTGTAGATATAAGAAATAATTGGATTGCGAGCGGGGAGCCAAGTTCATCGTGCAAATAATACACTTTCCTAAATTTTAACTACTTTGCGTTCTTCTCTCTTTATTCAACAGTACGCGACCCGTGAGACTTAGATCTACAGagagtttttttaaagaatcatTGCGAAAAATAGTCATATAATGCTTTCCCTGTGACTTTTACaccgtaataaaatattataattttattaaaaccacctaaataataaaacaaataataaaatatatcaagatatttttaatatcagttaaaactttttaaaaatagcatCTTAATTcatattaacttaattattaataagtaacatttattttaaaataacgacAAAAGTAAATACCTAATTCGTGATTTGGTTCCGAAATTAAATGCGTAAAAATTTTATCATTTCTAGAATCAGATTTTTAAACACTTAATTGATCCTTTATGTCATTCATGAATATTATTCCATTGTTGTGAGATTATGCTGCTAATTTTATTTGCTAACTTCAAAACCAAAGCTGCAAACCCGTTTAATTGGCAGGTTATACGTgacgagtttgaatcccagcgcctctaacttttttaagttaagtgcgttttaagcaattcaaataaaacttgtttcaacggtggtggaaaacatcgtgagaaaacctgcatgcctgagagttttccataacgttctcaaactGTTGAACTACGGcttcaaccccttctcattgtgggaggagacccgtgccctttagtgggtcggaatgggttgatatgatgatggataGACAGTGCGACACTTTCTAGGACTTGCTTGGTTGCGAAGCGTTGCTCTgtctataggcgatggttttccactcggAATCAAGTGGGCCATAAAACTACTTAAAATTTGTAGTTGGTCACTCTCACGTGTTGTCTTTTGTTACAGACAAGGGGTCAATCCAAAGCTTATAGCCCATATTCAAGCTGGCACATAAATTAATGACTGAAAACAATACGCGATTTGAGCAAAAGGCTTGTTATGACTCGCAGGTAGGTCGCAAAATTACACATCACAAACAATAGCCGAACGCGTTGGTTTTGGCTTTGCCTTGAGAAAATTTACGCATTGGCACGTCGTTTTCATTTTCTAAGAGATCTTTAGGCCCAAGAGTTTTCCGTAAACGAAAAACTTGGCGTAAAGAAAGAAACAGTCATCATCGTCggcccattcccggcccactgcaggacacgggtcttctgACAGATTGAGAAAGGTTTAGACCCTTGTCCACCACATTTACCATGTGCGGATGTGTAGACATCACATGCCTATGaaaccattatggagaactctcacgcatacAGATTTCATCCcaatgttttcctccaccatAACGCAGTGTTGTTTtacaactgacagcacctttaaAATGTCAGAACTTGGGTTAGCACTGCGCAAATGCTTAAATAacgtttattattgtaatatggtttaatcaaaaactattagcgtttcgtttccatagataagtcttagagacagtaaataatgtaactctaaatcttgtgaagtaatatttcgaaTTTAATTCACACGGTGATAGAGCTCTTTTTAGCAGTATCATATCATCATTTTTAGCAGCATCATGTCATTTTTAGCAGCATCATATCGTCATTTTTAGCAGCATCATATACGAGGGTTGAAGTTTagcattaaaactatttattatttctaattctATCTgcagttaatttttaattttatttccaggTATTCCGAATCTATTCGCGAAGTCCACGGTCCGGTAGTGGCAGGAGCAGCAAATGGGTAACTCCGCTTTAATTTTCTCCGTGTCGTTGTCACCCTTGGCGACCAGTATCTCCCAAGTGGTCACCTTTTGTTTGCAGTACGTCACGAATTCCGGCGATTGCGGAAAGTTCGTGAAACACGCTCCGTCTGGCTCTCTGAAATCACAAAATCATAGTTATTAGTTAGTTTTTGATGGCCTTCTTGGCGCAATGATAATTGCGAGCACATAGTTTTTTTTGATGCCATTACATTGAGAAAACCTCCTATAAGagttacatttaaaatgttagggtaggcagtgcttttgcgcatgtacgAAAAGCCACTACGCAGTGGTGAGCTATGTGGTCTTCTAATTGGGAGGTCACAGGGTAAATCCCCagcggaatttataatttctgaatttactcttGGACGGTCTGATAAGAGGCTACGGTTTGTGGTAAAACCGATAAGGAGTattgtttcatttaaaaaaaagcaagtatCATCAAGTGTGTGTTTTactgtggaataaaaaaagcaacctttaataatatatcgTGATGCCAATAAAAAAGCTctctattattgttattttc comes from Pararge aegeria chromosome 9, ilParAegt1.1, whole genome shotgun sequence and encodes:
- the LOC120626497 gene encoding uncharacterized protein LOC120626497, whose product is MFASITFLAIASNLLIADGATTLQELKISDADSSVPESCKHRVFCLVKPDDYPQETIDYIVDDSKALLQPAPQDELTQQLLFVNDEGYDMINCPSEVTFEPIYKVKQQNGAWRTVVQSRDYDFVQRYRLEACTNPGRSCFVGNNPMEIDTSCRQKFTTMDLVVMKGYNDTETISVQLPSQCGCYMSQSVVNS